The nucleotide sequence GGTAACaccagagggggaaaaagtgcACTAGTTTCAGTTAGCACATactttgttctcttccttttttttttttttttttttttttttttttttttttttaactgatttggTTATTTGCCATTTCTGGGGagattaaactttaaaaaatgttcttcttttCTGTATCTGATGTTCTGTGTGCTATTAGTGATGCAGCCAACACGAACGGTTGTCATGTGTAAAACAACTTTCGATCACCGTGAAAACACCGCCCTGGGAAAGCGTCCATGCTTGATATCGTTTGGTTCATGAACATTAAGTTTCCAGTACAGGTGACCCATAGCTCAAAGTGTTAAATAATTGTGTACattattcagtttttaaaataataatccaTTAATGAGATTGTTAGTCTTTGACGTTTTGctcacttctgtttttcctagTAGAGGCAGGGTAAAAGGAAATACTTAAGttcatatttgtttctttgtaagGATCTGGTAGATAGATTCTTtcttatttattactattttaaatgcAAGGGTAATTGTAAAATCATAGAAAGAGTAACATCTGTGTAGTGTTCCAACTCTGTGTAATGCTTTCATTTGCTTCTTCAGGTAAAATCCCAGATGAAGCCAAAGCCCTTTCTCTATTGGCACCTGCTCCTACTATGACAAGCCTGATGCCTGGTGCAGGGTTGCTTCCTATACCTACACCAACCCCTTTGACTACAGTAAGTAAAATTCAGTCCCTGTTGGATTTCCAGTTTTCCTCTATACTTGGTAGTCTTTCTGTGTTCAGAGAACAAGAACTATTTGATCAGTGGCTGCTGTCCTCTTATATGCTAAATCAGTGAAGATTTAGCTGTGGTGTGTCTTCTGAGGGTAGATCACAAGATATGCATTCACTACCTTTCCTGGGTGTTTCTTTCAGATTCTTGTTTTGCAAAATAGTGGGTAAATACTGGGTTTGGCTGTGTCAATTTTAATTGTTGTCCCTTCCCTAGACTCATTAATTTGATCCAGTGTCAATGCTATCCACCTCCTAAAATTTGTTAAAACATAATAATTAAATTGACACACTTCTTTGGAATATTAAAATGCTGCATTAGGGTGCTTTTACTTGATATCTCTATGACAGGGTTTTTGACTGTTAGCCTAACAATGTTTTCACTGCAAAAAGCATAGGAgctagctgctgctgcttctgctcactTCCCTTTTGCCTCTGTAAGCCTTTCTTGATATCAGCAGGCTGCTGTGCCCTATTCAGGGAGAATTCTGGAAATAGTAAATCCTACTTCAAAAAAAATTTGGCTTAATGTCACTAACCCCATGTTAATTGAAGATGAAAGTCCTCAGTCTCCAAACATACTGCAGCAGGGGCTCTGAAGCGGAGGATAGCagcgggggacccttctgaaagcataaaaaacccgcagcaaaaccacaagccgagaaggcagaagcccagggaagagggagagcctcaagccgcctccccctgagcgggaagagtgagctgctaatgggggcagcggggactcagagtgggcagagCCTGGAGTGACAATGCCCAACGCCCCTCATGGACAagagcagcccctggggagcgcgagcgaccaggaACGCAGTGGACAGGacgggcaaacagggcatggcgcgtcagaagggtgaggcgcggcAGTTTGCGCGGCATTTCGCGCAGACAGGGTGcagtccatctcctgggtctagaacttatctgagctagtttcgtcttatcgtcctccacgagtggactgaaccatggtctccactcgtgtcaaaaccaccaccagaaagaacgtggtgacccagacggagctgccacgcaaacacgcagcggtccaggtcccgggctgcagggagtgcctgagcccctcagtcctgccggagggcagcagtgacagcacccgtgtgcgctgcgatcagctggatgacctgctcagcctggtggcggaactcagagaagaggttgaaagattaagaagtattagggagtgcgaaagggacattgattggtggagtagcaccttggcacccatgaagcaacaggagcaaatagaggctccaaacgaggcaggcgatccctcaccctcttgctgccaggcaggaggaggggacctaagagatgggggaggctggaaacaggtccctgctcagggaggcaggaaaatcctctcccgacctccctcaccctccatggtgtcccttcacaataggtacagggccctggaacttgtgaatgaagtagagaaggacgaagaaaatgagtcaaataaggaggaagatcaaggtccatCAAGGccgggtcactctagaccaggtattaaaaccagttctaaaaagaaccccagaagagtcattgaagtgggtgactccattctgaggggtgtcaaaggcccaatatgcagactggacccgcttcatagggaagtctgtggcctccctggggcccgggtcaaggacctcacggcaaaactccctgctccagtgagacccaaggactactacccgctcttggtttttcaggtgggtagcgaCGATATTACcgggagaagtcctaaagcaatgaagagagatttcagggccttggggaaactggttaaggggtcgggggcacaaatagtgttctcctccatcccttcagttggggggatggatgaagaagaataccagagaactcagcagatgaacttgtagctccaagactggtgttatcGGCGAGGTTTGGATTGTTCAGTCACGGGTTAATATACAGGACGCCAGAGCTTTTGGCAACAgctgggatgcacctgtcccagagggggaaaaggatcttggggcaggagtgagCTGGGCTCAGTGACAGAGCTTTCAACTAgctttgaagggggaaggggacaaaacatcagcccatctgaagtgtgtgtataccaatgcacacagcatgggtatcaaacaggaggagcttgaagccgtgatgaaacaggaaaattgtgatgtagtggctattacagaaacatggtgggatgtcacccgtgactggagtgcgcctgttgagggctacaagctctttaggagggacagacaaggcaggagaggcggtggggtggcgctgtatgttagggactgttatgattgctttgagtacaagtgtagtgaagacagggtggagtgtctttgcgttagaatcagggggaaggccaaacagggcagatgttgtagtgggagtctactataggccacccacccaggacagagaggtggatgaaatattctataggcacttaggagaaatctcacgatggcttgcccttgttcttgtgggagacttgaacttcccagacatctgctggaaatacaacacagcagagtgggaccagtcccggagattcctggaatgtgtgggagacaacttcctgacacagctggtgagggaactgaccagagaaggtgccctgctggatctcctctttgtgagcagagaaggactggtggaggatgtggcggttggaggctaactagggcacagcgatcatgaaataagagagttctctattcttagagaggccaggagagggctaagcagaactgacatcctggacttccaaagggctgactttgtcctgtttgggcacctgcttgacaagatcccttgggagacggtcctgaagggtatcggggtccaggaaggctgggcactctttaggaaggaagtcttaatggctcaggagcaggtggtccccaggtgctgtaagagaagccggcaccagagaagacccccctggctgaacagggagctttggctgcagctcagggagaaaaggagagtttacagccttcggaagaaggggctagccactcacagtgattacaaagaggctgtgaggctatgcagggcggaaatcaggagggctaaagcccagctagaaattaatctggcttcagcagtcaaggacaacaagaaatgtttctataaatatgtcaacagcaaaagaaagaccagggagagcctctatcccctgctagacgcaggaggaaatgTGGCAACAAGtgctgaggagaaggctgaggtgcttaatgccttctttgcctcagtctttaataacaagaccagttgtactgagggaatccagcctcctcagccagaagacagagactgggagaacgacccccccacaatccaggagacagtcagtgacctactgcatcacatagacacacacaagtctatgggaccggatgggatacacccgagggtgctgaaggagctggctgggtgctcgccaagccgctttccatcatttcccagcagtcctggctgaccggggaggtcccgacagattggaaactggccaatgtgacgcccatctataagaagggtcggaaggatgatccgggaaattacaggcctgtcagcttgacgtcggtgcccgggaagctgatggagcagctcatcctgagcaccatcacacagcacatgcgggacaaccagatgctcaggcccagtcagcatgggtttatgaaaggcaggtcctgcttgacaaacctgatctccttctacgacagggcgacctgcttattgggtgagggaaaggctgtggatgttgtctaccctgacttcagtaaggcctttgacaccgtttcccacagcattctcctggtgaaactggctgctcgaggcttggatgggcacacgctttgctgggtaaaaactggctggatggccgggcccaaagagttgtggtgaacggagttaaatccagttggcagccggtcacgagtggtgtcccccagggctcggtgttggggtcactcctgtttaacatctttattgatgagctagacgaggggatcgagtgcaccctcagtcagtttgcagatgacacccagttgggtgggagtgttgatctgctcgagggtagggaggttctgcagagggatctggccaggctggagcgatgggctgaggccaactggaggagtttcaataaggccaaataccaggtgctgcccttgggccacaacaacccccagcagcgctacaggcttggggaggagtggctggagagctgccagtcagagagggacctgggggggttgattgccagccggctgaacaggagccagcagtgtgcccaggtggccaagaaggccaatggcatcctggcttgcatcagaaatagcgtggccagcagggacagggaaggggtcttacccctgtactcggcactggtgaggccgcccctcgatgagtgggttcagttttgggcccctcactccaaaaaggccattgaatgactcgagcgtgtccagagaagggcaacggagctggtgcagggtctggagcacaggtctgatggggagcggctgagggaactgggggggtttagtgtggagaagaggaggctgaggggagacctcatggccctctacaactccctgaaaggagggtgcagagaggggggatgagtctcttgacccaaggaacaagcgccaggacaagagggaatggcctcaagctgcgccagggcagggtcagactggctcttaggaagtatttctttgcagaaggggctgttaggcgttggaatgggctgcccagggcagggggggagtccccatccctggaggggttgaagagtcgggttgacccagcgctgagggatctggtggagttgagaatggtcagtgtgaggttcatggttggactggaggatcttcaagggcttttccaaccgagatgattctgtgattctgtactgaAACAGTGGGACTAAAGTCACCAGTTAGAGGTTTAGGGTAATTCTGTTTATGGTTCATAACTGTCATTGTATAAGAGACATTGCAtgactttgaaaataatttttacttcacAGGAATATTGgctttttttatcttaaaatggcAGATACTGCCCTCATTGATATGTGAAGTAATAGTTTAggcatttcatttcaaaaaagtGCTTACTCTTGGTTCTGCTGCATAATTGCTGCTAATGAAGCATAAATAATCATAGAGTCATTTATgttgaaaaagacccttaagatcattgagtccaaccgttaacctaacacctAacctaagtccaccactaaagcatgtccctaagcaccacgtctacgtgtcttttaaatacctccagggatggtgactcaacccctttcctgggcagcctgttccaatgtttggcAATCCCTTCAGTGAAGgaattttccctaatatccaatctaaacctcccctggcacaacctgaggtaGTTTTATCTCCTCCTATCACTTggtacttgggaaaagagactgacacccacctcactccaacctcctttcagggagttgtagagggcgatgaggtctcccctcagcctccttttctccagactaaaccccagttccctcagccgctccttacagggcttgttctctagacccttcaccagctttgttgcccttctttggacatgctccagcacctcaatgtctttcttgtagtgaggggcccaaagctgaacccagtcattgaggggcggcctcaccagggccgagtacaggggcacaatcccttccctgtccctgctggccacgctagtgctgatacaagccaggatgccattggccttcttggccacctgggcacactgctggctcatgttcagggGGCTGTTgaccaacccccccaggtccttttccgccaggcagctttccagccgctcttccccaagcctgtagcattgcgtgGGGTGgttgtgccccaagtgcaggacccagcactcagccttgttgaacctcatacaattggcctcggcccatccatccagcctggccagacccctctgtagagcctttctaccctcgagcagatcaacactcctgcccaacttggtgtcatctgcaaacttactgagggtgcctGGATCCCCtatcctggtttgagcccagagggcaattgagcaccacacagctgctcattcaccccttccccctcaggaatgggaaggagaaaataaagcaaaaggctcaggaatcgagataaggacagagaggagtGACTTGCTCATTATGGTCAcatgttaggggaagaaaaagaacatcaccttaattcagacactaacaacaacaacatttaacagacagagtaggacagtgagaaatacaagcacatcttaaaagcaccttcccccacccctcccttcttcttgggctcagctttgctcccaatttctctccctcctctcccacagtggtgcagggggacaggggatgggggctgcagtcagttcatcacctgcagtttctgctgcttcttcctccccagggggaggactcctcgtactcctcccctgctccagcgtggggtccctcccacaggagacagtcctccacgaacttctctgacatgagtccttcccatgggctgcagctcttcctgaactgctccggtgtggggccctccccgggctgcaggtgggcatctgctcccccggtgacctccatgggtgcaggggcacagcctgtcctctccccacgggctggggggggtctctgctctggcgcaccttcccccctcctccttccttccactgacctcagtgctcacacagatgttctcctcacaactcctcccaggttccccttcttaaatacggtaccgcagaggcgcagccaccgtcgctaattggctcggccttgcccagaggtgggtccaaatcggagccgggggagcttcgagcaGCTTCtgacaggggccactgctgtagccccctcccctgctaccaaaaccccgccacacatacgcacaaacccagcacatccccTTCATCAAGATCATTGATAACGAtagagatattaaacagaactggtgTAATAGTGGTGTTTAGAGACATTTGTTTCCAAACTAACCTTCTATGGTAAATTCACTTTGTTTTATATACATCTTTAATAAATTATCTGTGAATTTTAGTATATCAAAGAGGAAGTCAATCTGTATAACCCTGTGTTCAATAATAAAAGGATGAACTCAAGTAAAGCCGAAGTAGTTTTCTcttgttacattaaaaaaaaattactggtggCTTGTTGAGAATTTCTAACGCTTGTTAGAAACTGTTTGCTGGAAAAGCAGTTGCATTTTTGGGTGGAGAAAATCAAATTCATACCAGGAACTCAGCAGACCAATTTAGTAGTGATTTTGAAGTGACTTTTTTAATAACATTCCATAGGAGAAATGTCAATTATCAGTTCTATAAATTAGAGTTGTATTATCATCCTTCTCCAGGAAGTGACTGTGTGTGTAGGGAAAGATCTTAGACTTAATATCCTTTGCATTTCAACTGTAATTAATGTTGCCTTACATGATACATTTGTCCAAAAGTTACCTTATCTGTCCCTTTGGTGGACTGATGTTTGTTATGGAACAAATTGGCCCTGGGCACTTAAATTCCCTTCTCCCCTCATTGGGCGGGGCCTGAGGAATTCCTTATCTGCTTATAATACTActtgtagcaaaaaaaaataaaaaagaaaagacaatattAGCAGTGCTTGAAGTCATCTTACTCAATTTGATTGACTGTAAACATTAGAAATTCAAGCCTGTATGATTTCTGATTGATATACTACATCCCTGGCCAGACCTCTTTGATAAGATGGTAACTGATAGCACACAGAAAATCTTAACTTAGAGAAGGTTAGTTATGAAtaagttttattctttaaaaaaagtatttgtggtgggttgaccctggctggccgccaggtgcccactaagctgctctatcactctccctcctcagctggacaggggatagaaaaatataacaaaaggtttgtgggtcgagctaaggacagggagagatcactcagcaattaccgtcaaaggcaaaacagactcgacttggggaaattagtttaatttattgccaatcaaatcagagtaggataatgagaaaataaaaactaaatcttaaaacaccttccccccacccctcccttcttcctaggctcagctttgctcccaatttctctactttctcccccccagcagcacaggggggcaggggatgggggttgtgctcagttcatcacccgttgtctctgccgctccttcctcctcaccctcttcccctgctccagcgtggggtccctcccatggagacagtcctccacaaacttctccaacgtgggtccttcccacgggctgcggttcttcatgaactgctccggcgtgggtcctCTGCAcagggtgcagtcagtccttcagggacagactgctccagcgtgggtcccccacggggtcacagcctccttcgggcatccccctgctccggcgtggggtcccccccaggctgcaggtggattctgctcccccggtgacctccctgggtgcggggcacagctgcctcaccaagggctgccccacgggctgccggggaatctctgctccggtgcctggagcacctcctgcccctccttctgccctgccctgggtgcctgcagggttgttgctctcacacattctcactcctctctccagctgcagttgcgcagcagttttttctccttctcaaatATGGtctcccagaggcgctaccaccgttgctggtgggctcggccttggccagtggtgggtccatctcggagccagctggcactggctctgtcggacatgggggcagcttctggcagcttctcacagaagccacccctgtagcagccacccctgtagcagccccccccacacccccccccgctaCCAagaccttgccatgtaaacccaatataGTATTCAGCTGGGACCTTAGAATTTAAAGTCTTGCCTATGTtcattagatttatttttacagaaacgTACAAGGCAGGCAAGTATTAACAAGTGAAGTATCTCCCACCAGTGCTTGGTTGCAAAGCATATTCTATTTTTGTGGTTTCCAGCTCGGTGTTTCACTTGGCACTTTGGGTGCTCTACCTGCAGCAGCATTGGACCCTAACATTACGGCACTGGGAGAAATATCACAGCCACCAATTATGGGGAATGTGGACCCATCCAAAATTGATGAAATCAGAAGAACAGTCTATGTTGGAAACTTGAATTCACAGGTAGCTCCTTTTTTTAGTTGGCTATACTTAATAGAAGATGCAGAATTGTAATTTATGAATTATAATCTTACATTTTAAGAGGTTTTGTTAGTTGATGCCAATAGGAATTTAAACTGAACAAAATCATGCTCTTTTTGGTTACTAGTCATATTTCAAATTCTGAGTGCTCCTTTGCTAATGAGATCAGTCCAGACTGTGGAATTCATTCTAGCAGTATACCATAGAAATCACACTGTAGCTGAATTCAAGAAACATGCTTATGAGTATGTGTTGATTAATGTCCAGCTGAGTTGTGTAAGCTGAACAGTGCCTCAGAAGTTGTGAGATTATGGTAGCTGTCCCCCACAACACTGTGCAGTTGTTTAAGTGCAGTAAGAATGAATTATTTGTTCTAGGGGGAATTGCAAAATTACCATAAATACCTTTGAGTTTCTCTGACAGGAAAGTTAGGTCTGTCAgaaatttgttttttcagaaattaGTTTTTTCGGCAATTGATTGAATTAATTGAAAAGCAGTTTGCTTTTGACTGATGGCAATATAAGtatttgatttggggtttttttgactgccAAAGTATTACTAGTGTATAAAAGTAGTATTGATCACAATAGAATAAAACAAGGTGGAAGCTAgtaaaaaaaacagataaaagcgGTCTTGTAATACTGTTTGGATTTACAGTCAATAGCTTGAACATAGGTGTATAAGGAAATTCCTCACCAGTTATTTCAAATGAGTTGTTTAAAAAGTGCAAAATCCTGTGcaagtgcttttttttaatgtagatgtaGGACTTCAGGGCTTGTGGTTGCACTATTTTTAATTGTAGTATATTCTTTagattaataaaagaaaaaaatacctttttcttttaaagcataaCATTACCAAATTCATGTCACCTGTGTGATAATGGTGAGATGCCTTTCCAAAATCTGTAGCTCTTAGATTACCTGATATGTTGGATAAGTGGTTTTCATTATCTATTTTACTTCAGCTGAACTTTTTGACTCTTTCTAGACTACAACAGCAGATCAACTGCTTGAATTCTTTAAGCAAGTTGGAGAAGTCAAATTTGTGCGAATGGCAGGTGATGAGACACAACCAACACGATTTGCTTTTGTGGAATTTGCAGACCAAAATTCTGTACCTCGAGCTCTTGCCTTTAATGGAGTTATGTTTGGAGACAGGCCACTGAAGTAAGAAATGAATTATCCATATGAATATTGAATGAGAGATTTCTTAGTATCCTTATATATTTATGACTCTCATGTGCAGGAAACTCCTGTGATGTATATTTTTCAATATAAGGACCTATTGTTAGTAAACTGGAACACTTTTATGAACTCCAATTACAAGGTTGGGCATAACTTTCTTTAAGAAGAATATGGGATGGCATTGAGTAAAATATTTCTACATCTAATCTTGAGTTAGTGAAAGCCATAACAGTGAAAGAATCTGCAAAGTCCTTGGTACTAATTAAGCTTTATATATGATGTATATGTAATTAGTAGGCCTTAATGTAGAGATTTGATCTAAAATAGAGAAACAGATTTgtactagaaaatattttaacacagaaatattGCACTGCATGTATTTAAAAGTGGTAAGATTTGAAAGCAATGACAGACATTTCAGATacttaaaccagaaaaaatctGTAGTTTTGTCAAACCTTTAAGTTTTTAGTCATATATGGAAGTTGAGgtgttttcttatttgttttccattttcccttttcaagAGTTTGGGagttaaagattttattttcccttaaTTTAGAATAAATCACTCCAATAATGCAATAGTGAAGCCTCCTGAAATGACACCACAAGCTGCTGCCAAGGAACTGGAAGAAGTGATGAAGAGAGTAAGGGAAGCCCAGTCTTTCATATCTGCTGCTATTGAGCCAGGTAGGTATATTATGTTCGTTACCTAACAGACATGTTCTGTGCATACCTTGGCACATGCTTTTAAGAGCACtttcaaacacaggaaaaggTTGTTCACCTTTGAGTACCATGTGtgggggaaaacaaaagaaaataatcaaaattgtCTTCATGTAACAAAGCGGTAGAATGAAGCTGACTT is from Strix aluco isolate bStrAlu1 chromosome W, bStrAlu1.hap1, whole genome shotgun sequence and encodes:
- the LOC141917763 gene encoding uncharacterized protein LOC141917763 isoform X2, whose translation is MVSTRVKTTTRKNVVTQTELPRKHAAVQVPGCRECLSPSVLPEGSSDSTRVRCDQLDDLLSLVAELREEVERLRSIRECERDIDWWSSTLAPMKQQEQIEAPNEAGDPSPSCCQAGGGDLRDGGGWKQVPAQGGRKILSRPPSPSMVSLHNRYRALELVNEVEKDEENESNKEEDQGPSRPGHSRPGIKTSSKKNPRRVIEVGDSILRGVKGPICRLDPLHREVCGLPGARVKDLTAKLPAPVRPKDYYPLLVFQLGVSLGTLGALPAAALDPNITALGEISQPPIMGNVDPSKIDEIRRTVYVGNLNSQTTTADQLLEFFKQVGEVKFVRMAGDETQPTRFAFVEFADQNSVPRALAFNGVMFGDRPLKINHSNNAIVKPPEMTPQAAAKELEEVMKRVREAQSFISAAIEPESGKSSERKGGRSRSHSRSESRSSSKSRSRRKRSNSKHRSGNRSLSRHKDRRRSRSPLKKRSRSRERQKSRSHSHSWDKKRDKEKEKDRDRNREKERDRDRDKERERERDKERNGEKEQNKGRERARDKDRDREKDEKEVDQNKEKDDVEKEGEKDREKIKDKEGDKDRGDKEKEKDEDKKEQEREKEKKKEKIPRTPPRSYSSSRRSRSSSRERHKRKSRSPSKSPKTTRRKSSQTPSPRRNKKEKKREKDTNNERREGEHSTSKKKSSKEKEGKEKSDKSTTTLKDKDHPKEDPNSEADKEVGNRDTQRTDEVKLQQNGNYQPNDKNLSVKMEEV
- the LOC141917763 gene encoding uncharacterized protein LOC141917763 isoform X3 gives rise to the protein MVSTRVKTTTRKNVVTQTELPRKHAAVQVPGCRECLSPSVLPEGSSDSTRVRCDQLDDLLSLVAELREEVERLRSIRECERDIDWWSSTLAPMKQQEQIEAPNEAGDPSPSCCQAGGGDLRDGGGWKQVPAQGGRKILSRPPSPSMVSLHNRYRALELVNEVEKDEENESNKEEDQGPSRPGHSRPGIKTSSKKNPRRVIEVGDSILRGVKGPICRLDPLHREVCGLPGARVKDLTAKLPAPVRPKDYYPLLVFQLGVSLGTLGALPAAALDPNITALGEISQPPIMGNVDPSKIDEIRRTVYVGNLNSQTTTADQLLEFFKQVGEVKFVRMAGDETQPTRFAFVEFADQNSVPRALAFNGVMFGDRPLKINHSNNAIVKPPEMTPQAAAKELEEVMKRVREAQSFISAAIEPESGKSSERKGGRSRSHSRSESRSSSKSRSRRKRSNSKHRDKKRDKEKEKDRDRNREKERDRDRDKERERERDKERNGEKEQNKGRERARDKDRDREKDEKEVDQNKEKDDVEKEGEKDREKIKDKEGDKDRGDKEKEKDEDKKEQEREKEKKKEKIPRTPPRSYSSSRRSRSSSRERHKRKSRSPSKSPKTTRRKSSQTPSPRRNKKEKKREKDTNNERREGEHSTSKKKSSKEKEGKEKSDKSTTTLKDKDHPKEDPNSEADKEVGNRDTQRTDEVKLQQNGNYQPNDKNLSVKMEEV
- the LOC141917763 gene encoding uncharacterized protein LOC141917763 isoform X1 yields the protein MVSTRVKTTTRKNVVTQTELPRKHAAVQVPGCRECLSPSVLPEGSSDSTRVRCDQLDDLLSLVAELREEVERLRSIRECERDIDWWSSTLAPMKQQEQIEAPNEAGDPSPSCCQAGGGDLRDGGGWKQVPAQGGRKILSRPPSPSMVSLHNRYRALELVNEVEKDEENESNKEEDQGPSRPGHSRPGIKTSSKKNPRRVIEVGDSILRGVKGPICRLDPLHREVCGLPGARVKDLTAKLPAPVRPKDYYPLLVFQLGVSLGTLGALPAAALDPNITALGEISQPPIMGNVDPSKIDEIRRTVYVGNLNSQTTTADQLLEFFKQVGEVKFVRMAGDETQPTRFAFVEFADQNSVPRALAFNGVMFGDRPLKINHSNNAIVKPPEMTPQAAAKELEEVMKRVREAQSFISAAIEPESGKSSERKGGRSRSHSRSESRSSSKSRSRRKRSNSKHSRSGNRSLSRHKDRRRSRSPLKKRSRSRERQKSRSHSHSWDKKRDKEKEKDRDRNREKERDRDRDKERERERDKERNGEKEQNKGRERARDKDRDREKDEKEVDQNKEKDDVEKEGEKDREKIKDKEGDKDRGDKEKEKDEDKKEQEREKEKKKEKIPRTPPRSYSSSRRSRSSSRERHKRKSRSPSKSPKTTRRKSSQTPSPRRNKKEKKREKDTNNERREGEHSTSKKKSSKEKEGKEKSDKSTTTLKDKDHPKEDPNSEADKEVGNRDTQRTDEVKLQQNGNYQPNDKNLSVKMEEV